A genomic stretch from Salarias fasciatus chromosome 10, fSalaFa1.1, whole genome shotgun sequence includes:
- the LOC115395934 gene encoding zinc finger protein OZF-like — protein MTSVQALREFINERLTTAAVEIFTVFEQTIVQYEEQIDQQRRLLEISSKPQIQFHRAEFPQQHDCREAQLFQQETSYCLEQLEPQPPQIKKEREQPGLGQFTEDQEKPEPSRNEQHEELGINQEGQRFVLKFESESFRVPSIEEKRYLSEPEQVPSTEPFLPRDSDVHHVKKQTVAESTTNVEMKKIIFHGDHVEKFPVSEAQAECEVLLCDETYGENVRKKQKMSQKLGTDTDKRKIICEMCGKSCNRQSDLLVHMRTHTGEKPYSCETCDRSFNRQSNLLSHMRTHTGEKPFSCETCGKSFTRQSNLLSHMRIHTGEKPYSCETCGKSFSQHSSLMSHIRTHTGERPYSCETCFKSFRRQDSLLVHMRTHTGEKPYSCKTCGTSFSRQNNLLVHMRTHTGEKPYSCKTCGTSFTRHCHLLVHMRTHTGEKPYSCETCGKTFIQHSSLMSHMRTHAGEKLYSCGTCFRSFTNPSSLLLHMKTHKEMRS, from the exons atgacttcagttcaggctttgagagagtttatcaacgAGCGACTAACTACTGCAGCCGTGgaaatattcaccgtgtttgaacaaactatcgtccagtACGAAGAGCAGATCGATCAGCAGCGAAGATTGTTGGAAATCAGCAGCAAACCCCAGATCCAGTTCCacagagcag AGTTTCCACAGCAACATGACTGCAGGGAGGCGCAGCTCTTTCAGCAGGAAACCAGCTACTgtctggagcagctggaaccacaacctccacagatcaaaaaGGAACGAGAACAGCCAGGACTTGGGCAGTTTACAGAGGACCAGGAGAAACCAGAACCTTCACGGAATGAGCAGCATGAGGAACTTGGCATCAACCAGGAGGGACAGCGGTTTGTCCtaaagtttgaaagtgaaagcTTTAGAGTTCCTTCTATTGAGGAGAAACGTTACCTGAGTGAACCAGAGCAAGTACCCAGCACTGAGCCGTTCCTCCCTCGTGACTCTGACGTCCAccatgtgaaaaaacaaactgttgcaGAATCAACGACAAATGTAGAGATGAAGAAAATCATATTTCATGGTGATCATGTGGAGAAGTTTCCTGTGTCAGAGGcgcaggctgaatgtgaagtGCTGCTTTGTGATGAAACTTATGGTGAAAATGTccgtaaaaaacaaaaaatgtctcAGAAATTAGGAACTGACACTGATAAGAGGAAAATAATTTGTGAGATGTGTGGGAAAAGTTGCAACCGACAAAGtgatttgttggtccacatgagaactcacacaggcgagaagccgtattcttgtgaaacatgtgacaGAAGTTTCAATCGACAGAGTAACTTGTTGagtcacatgagaactcacacgggcgagaagccgttttcttgtgaaacatgtgggaaaagcttCACTCGACAGAGTAACTTGTTGAGTCACATGAGGattcacacaggcgagaagccgtacTCCTGTGAAACCTGCGGGAAAAGTTTCAGCCAGCACAGTAGTTTGATGAGTCACATcagaactcacacaggcgagaggccgtattcttgtgaaacctGTTTTAAAAGTTTCCGTCGGCAGGATAGTTTGTTGGtgcacatgagaactcacacaggtgagaagccatattcttgtaaaacatgtgggacaagtttcagtcgacagaaTAATTTgctggtccacatgagaactcacacaggtgagaagccgtattcctgTAAGACCTGTGGGACGAGTTTCACTCGACATTGTCacttgttggtccacatgagaactcacacaggtgagaagccgtattcttgtgaaacatgcgggaaaactttcattcaacACAGTAGTTTGATGagtcacatgagaactcacgcAGGCGAGAAGTTATACTCTTGTGGAACATGTTTCAGAAGTTTCACTAATCCTAGCTCTTTGCTGctccacatgaaaactcacaaagAGATGAGGTCATGA